The segment aaggattggagttcagcttcaacatcagtccttccaatgactatttaggactgatttcctttatgaaggactagttggatctccttgcagtccaagggactctcaagagtcttctccaacaccacagttcaaaagcatcaattcttcggcactcagctttctttatagtccaactctcacatccatacatgactactggaaaaaccatagctttgactagatggacctttgttggcaaagtaatgtctctgctttttaatatgctctctaggttggtcggtcataactttccttctgaagagtaagcatcttttaatttcatagctggtcaccatctgcactgattttggagccctcaaaaataaagtctcaccatttctgttgtttcgccatctatttgccatgaagtgatgggactggatgccatgatcttagttttctgaatgttgagttataagccaactttttcactttcctctttcacttttatgaagaggctccttagttcttcttcactttctgccataaggctggtgtcatctgcatatctgaggttattgatatttctcctggaaatcttgattccagcttgtgcttcattcagcccagagtttctcatgatgtactctgcatataaattaaataagcagggtgacaatataaagccttgacatgttcctttccctatttgaaaccactctgttgttctatGTCAGGTTCttactgttgtttcctgacctgaatacagatttctcaagaggcaggtcagttggtctcgtattcccatctcttgaagaattttccacagtttgcggtgatccacacagtcaaatgctttggcagagtcaatcaagcagaaatagatgtttttctgaaactctcttgctttttccatgatccagcagatgttggcaatttgatctctggttcctctgccttttctaaatccagcttgaacacctgaaagttcacggttcaagtattgttgaagcctggcttggagaattctgagcattactttactagcatgtgagatgagtgcaattgtgcagtagtttgagcattctttggcattgcctttctttgggattggaataaaaactgaccttttccagtcctgtggcgactgctgagttttccaaatttgctggcataatgagtgcagcactttcacagcatcatctttaaggatttgaaatagctcaactggaattccatcacctctgctagctttgttcttgcgatccttcctaaggcccacttgactttgcattccagaatgtctggctctgggtgaatgatcataccattgtgattatctgggtcgtgaagatcgtttttgtacagttcttctgtgtattcttgccacttcttcttaatatcttctacttctattaggtccctaccatttctgtcctttattgagcccatctttgcatgaaatgttcccttggtatctctaattttcttgaagagatctctagtctctcccattccattgttttcctctatttctttgcactgatgactgaggaaggctttcttatctctccttgctattctttggaactctgcattcaaaagggtatctctttccttttctcctttgcttttcacttctcttcttttcacagctatttgtcaggcctcctcagacagccagtttgctttttgaatttctttttcttagggatggtcttgatccctgtttcctgtacaatgtcacaaacctccatccattcatcaggcactctgtctatcagatctaatcctttgaatctatttctcacttccactgtataatcataagggatttgatttaggtcatacttgaatggtctagtggttttccctactttcttcaatttaagtctgaatttggcaatagggagttcatgatctgagccacagtcagctcccagtcttgtttttgctgactgtatagagcttctccatttttggctgcaaagaatataatcagtctgattttggtattgatcatctggttatgtccatgtgtagagtcttctcttgtgttgttggaagagggtgtttgctatgaccagtgtgttcttttggcaaaaccctattagcctttgccctgattcattctgtactccaaggccaaatttacctgttactccaggtatttcttgacttcctacttttgcattccagttccctataatgaaaaggacatcttttttgagtgttagttctaaaaggtcttgtaggtcttcatagaactgttcaacttcagtttcttgagcattactggtcagggcatagacttggattaccatgatatagAATAGTTTGCCTCAGAAACAAACAgctatcattctgtcattttttagattgcttccaagtactgcattttgggctcttttgttgactgtaatggctactccatttcttctaagggattcttgcccacagtagtagatataacggtcaatGGAGTTAAATTCATACATTCCAGTCcaatttagttcactgattcctagaatgtcgacgttcactcttgccatcttttgtttgaccacttccaatttgccttaattcatggacctaacattccaggtttctatgcaatattgctttttacagcatctgactttgcctctatcaccaatcacatccacaactgggtgttgtttttgctttggctccatctcttcattctttttggcattatttctccactgatctccagtagcatattgggcacctactgacctgctgagttcatctttcagtgtcctatatttctgctttttcatactgttcatagggttctcaaggcaagaatactaaaatgggtTGTGATTATTTCAGATTAAAAGGGTCTAAAAGAGATAACAACCAAAGGCAGTATACGATCCTAGGTTGGATCCTGtttccaaaaacatttttaaagctccaaaaagaaattatttgagACAACTGGGAAAATTTAAATCTGGCCTGAGTATTGGATGATATGAAATTATTGCTAATTTTCCAATGACTCATAATAAGTATGCAGCAGATTATCCTTATATTTAGGAGATGTTTGCTGAATATTTCAAGATGAAGTTCCATGATGTCTACAGTGTACTTTCAAAGGGTGCCGAAAATTTTATGGCATGAGAAAGAcacaaacagagagagagagtaaatAGAGCAACTCATTAATAATTGTTGAATCTAAATAAAGAATatatgggtatttattatacCCTTGTTTCAGTTGCTTATGTAACAGGTTTTATAATAGCATTGAGGGGGAATAAATAATAATGCTTTTACCTTCATAATATATTCCTATTAGTCTTCTTCTagagatttaaaaatttgaaagtaagcaagagaatgaaaagattttaaaagcacaTCATTGTTCACAAGCTTTGTTCTAAAACCtcactaaatttaaaaagataacacaATTTACCTCAGGGTTGTGTTTGTAGCACAGATGAAGGAGGGTTGACGATCTACAGTGATTCCCTCAGCGAGTAGCAACGTAGAGAATAAGACATAATTGTGGCCGCATCAAAAGTTAACTCCCTCCAAGTCTGGGGGTGACTGTGAGATCTTCCAATTTGAGACTGTCTCCAGGTCTGAGGTAGACAGCAGAGGTGGATGTAAACTTTCTTTTCTAATTCCTTTCTGACATGTGGAGTTGTTCTATTTCTAGACATGAATCCAGACTATTTCTTTCTCAAAGCCATCCATGTATACTGAAGATGGATACGCTTAACTGCCAACGCTACTGAGTTTTGGGTTTTGCCTTGTATTTTCATAAGTATTATTATGATAGTATGTGTATGATTTTATCAATGAGAGTTGAGGAAACAGCACAACTGCACACTCTGCCTTCTATGTGTGAACTAAGTAACAGATATATGGGTATCTAATCACCACAAGCTTTGAAGGAAGTGATGTGATAGGCTGCTGATCACATGTATCTGTTATTCACACAGTGATTTGTGGACTGAAGAGCTAGCAGCAAAGTCTGTACTTTATGCAactgttactgttgtttagtcactaagtcatgtctgactgtatgtggccccatggaccatCGCctgctaggcccctctgtccatgggatttcccaggcaagaataccagaatgggttcttttcttcaccaggggatcttcctgacccagggtttgaaccttcatctcctgattggaggtggactctttactcctgagccactcTATGCAATTACTAACAACAAATCTATCTTGAGAACTGAAATTTGAACCATGTTATTGTTTTTCATTCCATAATCATGCCTGTACTATCACTTTAGCCTCTTTTTTGTGCTCCTTGAACATCCAAGAAAAAGTGTTACTGGGTGAACCAGTGTTACTGAATCTGTGTTATATGGAAAACCTGGAAAACCCAGGCaaggaataaaaaacaaaccaTTCAGATGAGCAATTGTACTTGACTAATCCATGAATCTTTGTTTTCGGAAGGATAGCCATGAAGTTTTAAACCAAGAAATGACCCCAGTGAACCAGAAAAAGGCCATGAACAAAGGCTCAAGTAGTCTACCAACAGTAAATTAGAATTAGTACATCATTTTTCTGTGTACCTATGAAAACCTATCCTactaatccatcctaaaggaattcaaccctgaatatttattggaaggactgatgctaaagctgaagctccactatttTGGCCATCCAATaataagagccaactcattggagaagactctgatgctgggaaagatcgagggcaagaagagaatggggaaacagaggatgagatggttagatagcatcactgactcaatggacataagtctgagcaaaccctgggagataaccaaggacagaaaagcctggcatactgcagttcatgaggtcacaaagagttagacatgatttagtagctgaataacaacaaaaacctacTGATATTTTTGGTAACTATTAagaaaaagagatgggaaaacagtggaaacagtatcagactttatttgggggggctccaaaatcactgcgaaaagaagaaaagcaaaaagcaaaggagaaaaggaaagatataagcatctgaatgcagaattccaaagaatagcaagaagagataagaaagccttcctcagcgatcaatgcaaagaaatagaggaaaacaacagaatgggaaagactagagacctcttcaagaaaattagagacacgaagggaacatttcatgcaaagatgggctcgataaaggacataaatggtagggacctaacagaagcagaagatattaagaagaagtggcaagaatacacagaagaactgtacaaaaaagatcttcatgacccagataatcacgatggtgatcactcacctagagccagacatcctgtaatgtgaagtcaagtgggccttagaaagcatcactatgaacaaagctagtggaggtgatggcattccagttgagctattccaaatccttaaagatgatgctgtgaaagtgctgcactcaatatgccagcaaatttggaaaactcagcagtcgccacaggactggaaaaggtcagttttcattccaatcccaaagaaaggcaatgccaaagaatgctcaaactaccacacaattgcactcatctcacacgctagcaaagtaatactcaaaaacctccaagccaggcttcagctatacgtgaaccatgaacttcctgatgttcaagctggttttagaaaaggcagaggaaccagagaccaaattgccaacatctgctggatcatggaaaaaacaagagagttccagaaaaacatttatttctgcttgattgactatgccaaagcctttgactgtgtggatcacaataaactgtggacaattctgaaagagatgggaataccagaccacctgacctgcctcttgagaatcctatatgcaggtcaggaagcaacagttagaaccggaaatggaacaacagactggttccaaataggaaaaggagtatgtcaaggctgtatattgtcaccctgcttacttaacttctatgcagagtacatcatgagaaatgctggactggaagaagcacaagctggaatcaagatttccaggagaaatatcaataacctcagatatgcagatgacaccacccttatggcagaaagtgaagaggagctcaaaggcctcttgatgaaagtgaaagtggagtgaaaaagttggcttaaagctcaacattcagaaaatgaagatcatggcatccggtcccatcacttcataggacatagatggggaaacagtggaaacagtgtcagactttatttttgggggatccaaaaccactgcagatgtgactgtagccatgaaattaaaagtcgcttactccttggaaggaaagttataaccaacctagacagcatattgaaaagcatagacattattttgccaacaaaggtccgtctggtcaaggctatggtttttcctgtggtcatgtatggatgtgagagttggactgtgaagaaagctgagcaccgaagaattgatgcttttgaactgtggtgttggagaagactcttgagagtcccttggactgcaaggaggtccaaccattccatcctaaaggagatcagtcctgggtgttcattggaaggactgatgctgaagctgaaactccaataccttggccacctcatgcaaagagttgactcattggaaaagaccctgatgctgggagggattgggggcaggaggagaaggggacgacagaggatgagatagctggatggcatcactgactcgacggacatgagtttgggtgaactctgggagttggtgatggacagggaggcctggtgtgctgcaattcatggggtcgcaaagactcagacacaactgagcgactgaactgaactgaactaaagaaaaagagatgaaattttaaagaaagaaagtaggCATTCATATTTCTGTAATAATTTGAATatttccacacaaagtagggtttctctttacataaaatatttagggATATTTCTTTTAAGTTTAGTTTTACATAGTTTTCATGTTCATAGGTAAGGTTCAACTGATTGTAGCTTTCAGAGAGTCACTTCAGTCAATATCACACAAGCATCTAGTAATCACAGGAAAACCATTTCTTTAAATTCATAAATGCTGATAATAACAGGTGGCCGACAAGTGGTAATGACTACTGCATATAtgtattgtgtattttatttaatatttaattataagaaCAAATTTAAAAGTTGTCACAAGCAATTGTTAAATATTTGTTACCTATCTTGATCACAATACAGTGTACACTTGTATTTATTACCAACCCATAGATTAATTAACCCCAGGGAttaacatttcttattttctcaagAGCAACAGAATAACCTTGTGACTTACATTAACAAGGTgtctatattatttcatttttaactgtGCAATTTCATATTTTAGTACAGGTAAAGTTtgtggtttgctgctgctgctaagtcgcttcagtcgtgtccgactctgtgcgaccccatagatggcagcccaccacgcttcccgtccctgggattctccaggcaagaacactggagtgggttgccatttccttctgcagtgcaagaaagtgaaaagtgaaagtgaagttgctcagtcctgtctgactctagcgaccccatggactgcagcctaccaggcttctccgtccatgggattttccaggcaagagtactggagtggggtgccatcgccttctctgaaagttTGTGGTTTAGGGCCTCCCAAACTCATTTCACATCCCTGGGGCTAGGATCACCAACATTTCTCTGCTTCCTCCAAAGTAGAACAAGATAAAGCCAGATTCTTTCTCACTACATCCCTGTGATTATGAAAACTCTTTGATGTGACCAATTCCATTTCGCATCAAAGAGAAGTAAAGCTATCCAGTAACATTTCTGTCAAAATATACCAGTCTATGTGTTTTATAACTATTGAAAAGATTGATCAAGAAAGCATCTTTTGTTAAAAGATATCACTAAGTCCTTGTAAACATGTAATGACATTTATTGGCCAGTTCCTTCATTTTGGCTTTATTATGTTATAAAAGTAGTGGACCTGAAGATAAGAAAtccagcttcttttaatttcaactgAAATACTTCCATTGACCCGTATCTTTCAGCTACAATGTCCtcaaaatttctattttgtttctcaGCTTGTTCTTTCATTCTTTGATAAGACTTCCTTAGCCAGCTTAAACCACCATCTTCTTTAGTGACTGATGATACATTACAGTCTTCTGGTGGAAGACCTGTCCCACCATCCTTCCAGTATGGATTCAATTCTCTTTCCAGCAGTCTGGACTGTTCAAGTGCCTGGGTTTTCTCTTGCTGTGTTCTCCTTGCAGCTTCCTTTTCAGCTTTGAGTGACGATGACGACACAGTTTTAACAGACATAAAATCAACAGTCATCCATTCATCCCTCTGAATAATCTGATTatcttctttttctaacttttcatctttaatcttCCATGCCTTTTCCTTGCCAGGAGTCTGGAGGGGAACAGCCTCAACCCACTCATCTTCAGAGCTTGATGAACTGTCGGTTGACTCATTTTTTTCACACTTTTgtttcttgctcttttttttcttctctttctttactttttttgaatgcttgtcttttttcttctttttcttcacaaCAGTATCACTAAAGATAAGTTTAGTGGTGATGTAAAAGATGGTAGATCTGTGTTTTCAGAAACATATAGAAGAGAACCCAGTCCAAGGAAAAATCAAGAATTTTCTTCTCATGTAAATTTAAGAGCTAAATTCTTAAGACCCTCTGATGATGAAGAAGTATCATTTCATAGCAAGCACAGAAATTTTGAACCATCTAGTTCATCTTCAGCAGTAGTCCCTCAAGATTCTGTGCATTGTGGTTTTCAAAAATCCACAGAGAACAGTGAAGAAAGTTTATCATGCTGGAGTCGATTtgggaggggagacaggaaacattcAAATCAAAAGCCATTAGAAACCAGTCATAGTGTTGACCATGGATACGTTTCAGAAGACGTGAGAGAAAAGTCACAGGAGGAAGGCTTGAGAGATGACTATGTGACAAAAGAACATCTACAGGACACAAAATCTTCGCTTGCCAGAAGTAGTCCAGGGGATGAGTCTATCCACGTCTTGAGTGTTGATGAGAAGAACAAGTTAGGAGCCAAAATTATCAAGGCAGAGATGATGGGAAATATGGAATTAGCTGAACAACTTAAAGCCCAACTTGATAAGGCAAATAAATTCCAAGACACTGTAACACAGatgtcatcaaaaaaatctagGGTAGAGGATGAAGATCAGGAAGAAGTGATCCTTGTTAGAACAGATCATTCCGGAAGAGTCTGGCCTGTAAACACACCAGGAAaacaagaaggaagaaggaaaagacagaatGTTTCAACTCATGAGGAAAAAGAAAGGGTCAGATACTTTCATGATGATGATAACTTAAGCctaaatgatttagtcaagaatgaaaagatgggaaCAGCAGAAAGTCACAACAAACTTTTTATGAGAATGACATCTAAGTTTATGGGAAAAACAGATGGAGATTATTACACTCTGGATGACATGTTTGTCTCCAAAGCAGCTGAGAGAGAACGTTTTGGTGAAGAAGAAGAGAATCAGAGGAAAAAAGCTATTGCTGAGCACCGGAGTCTTGTTGCACAAatggaaaaatgtctttattgTTTTGACAGTTCTCAGTTTCCCAAGCACCTTATTGTTGCAATAGGTGTTAAGGTTTATTTATGTTTACCCAATATACGATCTCTTACTGAAGGGCACTGCTTGATAGTCCCTTTGCAGCACCATAGGGCAGCTACCTTATTGGATGAAGACATCTGGGAGGAAATTCAGATGTTTAGAAAATCGTTGGTGAAAATGTTTGAAGAGAAAGGATTGGACTGTATCTTTTTAGAAACGAATATGAACATGAAGAAACAGTACCATATGGTTTATGAATGTATTCCTCTCCCAAAGGAAGTGGGTGATATGGCTCCTATCTATTTTAAGAAAGCCATAATGGAATCTGATGAAGAATGGTCTATAAACAAGAAATTGATTGATCTGTCTTCAAAAGACATCAGAAAGTCTGTACCCAAAGGCTTACCTTACTTCTCTGTGGATTTTGGCCTCCAGGGAGGGTTTGCCCATGTCATTGAAGATCAGCACAAATTCCCACATTACTTTGGAAAGGAAATCATTGGTGGCATGCTGGATATAGAACCAAGAGTTTGGAGGAAAGGGATGCGAGAAAGCTTTGAAGATCAGAGGAAGAAAGCACTGCAGTTTGCTCAGTGGTGGAAACCATTTGACTTCACCGGAAGTAAAAAATGTTGAGGcaaagctttcattttttatttcctttttggatttctttcagttttatttccattgcaTCTAGCTAAACAACTAACCATCAGGTAATAGAAAAAGAGTGTCATGATCTAGGTTTCTGACAACTCTACATCACTGAATTGTATTGGTTTCCTTCACCACCTGCTCCTGTGGACTGCATTGTAGTAACCATGGAGACCAGTTATGTTGGGTGACCTGTTCATGTTCTGTTCTGTACCTGTGTCTTCATGTTCTAAACTGTTTAGTTAATCTGTAGAAAGACTTTTCTGAAGAATTATCTAGGAAGTATTGCAAATCATTGGTTCAAAGGGAAATGGCTCTACTTAGAGTTTGTTAAGTCTACTGACTAGCTTCTTTTGCATTTAAACTAAAACTTGGCATATTTAGTGATAATTGAAATTTCTTTTCACAGTGTTTTATAGAAGCTCTTAATTTTCTTCCAATACCATATATATCATTGCTATTctttttattaaaggaaaaaagaatgcccccaataataaataattaaatgaattatataaaaaaaaaaaaaaaaaaaaaaaaaagataagaaatccaGGATGTACTGTAGACCAAAACCTGTCCCTAATTAACTAAACAACCTTAACAAATGCTTCAGCTTCTATCTATGAGCCTTAGCTTTTTCACTGTAAAATAGGATAGCACTTCTTCATCTGCCTCAGAGCTTCATCATGAGAAGAAAATAGATGTCCATAAGATATGATTAGTGGGACTCTATACGAGTGTGACTACAAAATAAGCCAACCTTACTATGTGAACCAGTATGCAAAATTAATAGACGTATAGTCCTGTTCAGAGTATTCATAATTAGAAAAATTCGAAATTGGTGATGTGTTCATTAATTAATCTTTGCACAAACTGATCAGCttccagaaaaataatacatttcccAATCTTTGAAAGTGGTTTGCTTCATCTGAGACATGAGGCTGAGTCtgaattccaaagaaaacatggCGTAAGcattaacatgaaaaaaatgtttaatcccACACAAAAGGCACATTATATGGCGATGTAACCAGCTTCCCAGGTCTGTTACCACTAGAAGCTGACTCTTCCAATGATTCAGAAGGTGTGGGGTGGTCATGAAGCCAAATTTCAACTGTCTTGCCCACTCAACGTTGGCTATTTCACTTGTTTCCCATGTGTGTGTTTCGCCCGTATGGAAACCTTCTCCTGCTACAAAGGTATCTCTGTGGTTGTACAATACACATCACAGGTGTTCAGGCAAAGAGGAGAAAGCTGGATTTAGTTTTCATATCTGAAAAAGATCCAGACAAGTTTCATGGATCATTCTTTTAAGAGTAGGTAAAAAACTGTCAGAGCCCTGGTGAAGATGGGAGAGTCTAATTACCCACTTCTACACATTTTCTGTGGGTGCAGCCCACGGTCAACTGGCAGAATGAGAAATTTTACTTGTTTGTCCAAAAGCCTAAGTTCATAACTCATCATTCCTGGTTGAACATTTATCATCATTTACTAAGCAGCACCTGTATGCCCTTCCTATACAGGAGAAGAGGGTAGAAAAGGGAATCACTCTCCTTGTAGGAACAGGGAGGAACTGATTTCCATACTATGGAACCAACACCTCTTCTCATCTGCCTTCCCCATATGCTGAGACAGCAGCCTGTGACTAATCTTGGCCTAGTCAATCAAAAAATAGGGATGTCCTCCGCTGGAACTCTGGATGCTCCCAGGGGAGTGATGCTAAGATGCAGGGCAATTTGGGAAACTATTACAAAGGAAGGAGGAACACTGATAATCCAGAGACAAAGAACAAAAGTGTCCAGGACCAGGGATGCCCGTAGTGGAGGTCAAAGGAGACTGTTTCCAAGGTTGTTCCTAGTGCCAGTTCTCCACGGTTTTCATCCATCCT is part of the Bubalus kerabau isolate K-KA32 ecotype Philippines breed swamp buffalo chromosome 4, PCC_UOA_SB_1v2, whole genome shotgun sequence genome and harbors:
- the LOC129651056 gene encoding CWF19-like protein 2, whose product is MANHNVDTGQDQDPLSKNLVPQKLVKAISPDYLHDKELLAGTKKKLSITKDKFSGDVKDGRSVFSETYRREPSPRKNQEFSSHVNLRAKFLRPSDDEEVSFHSKHRNFEPSSSSSAVVPQDSVHCGFQKSTENSEESLSCWSRFGRGDRKHSNQKPLETSHSVDHGYVSEDVREKSQEEGLRDDYVTKEHLQDTKSSLARSSPGDESIHVLSVDEKNKLGAKIIKAEMMGNMELAEQLKAQLDKANKFQDTVTQMSSKKSRVEDEDQEEVILVRTDHSGRVWPVNTPGKQEGRRKRQNVSTHEEKERVRYFHDDDNLSLNDLVKNEKMGTAESHNKLFMRMTSKFMGKTDGDYYTLDDMFVSKAAERERFGEEEENQRKKAIAEHRSLVAQMEKCLYCFDSSQFPKHLIVAIGVKVYLCLPNIRSLTEGHCLIVPLQHHRAATLLDEDIWEEIQMFRKSLVKMFEEKGLDCIFLETNMNMKKQYHMVYECIPLPKEVGDMAPIYFKKAIMESDEEWSINKKLIDLSSKDIRKSVPKGLPYFSVDFGLQGGFAHVIEDQHKFPHYFGKEIIGGMLDIEPRVWRKGMRESFEDQRKKALQFAQWWKPFDFTGSKKC